Proteins from a single region of Elusimicrobiota bacterium:
- a CDS encoding DUF1343 domain-containing protein, producing the protein MQNKCQRQDDCHKPEAISHKLIRNSLKSVWRTAYGVRHLAIFLFLAYGLWLTAYGVAAAATFTLTGLDVLERDGFTQLAGKRIGLITNHSSVDKDGNNAIDVLHKAPGVTLAAIFSPEHGWRGTEEGGVLIANSSDPVTGVPVYSLYGKNKQRPSAEMLKGLDILVFDIQDIGARFYTYLTTMGYAMEEASKAGLEFMVLDRPNPIGGAVEGPVLEPGISAFTAYFPVTTRHGFTAGEMALFHKDNKKLDLKLSVIKMENWTRDMFFDATGVIWTNPSPNIRSADAEVLYPGLGCFEASNISVGRGTNTPFLWFGAPWMKAEKITEKLSKAGLKGIKFSYKALTPEKDIYEGKLCPGTAVEVTDKAVVKALDVFVWAAYYLRKYNGPDFRLEREEIRKMTGTDDFYRLLKAGEKPKKIIAAFKNTRASFLTQRTKYLLYQ; encoded by the coding sequence ATGCAGAATAAATGCCAAAGGCAGGACGACTGCCATAAGCCAGAGGCCATAAGCCATAAGCTTATAAGGAATTCCTTGAAAAGCGTATGGCGTACGGCATATGGCGTACGGCATTTAGCCATCTTTCTCTTTCTTGCCTATGGCTTATGGCTTACAGCCTATGGCGTCGCCGCTGCGGCGACTTTCACCCTCACCGGCCTTGATGTGCTTGAACGGGACGGATTCACACAGCTGGCGGGCAAGCGCATCGGCCTTATCACCAACCATTCCTCGGTTGACAAAGACGGCAATAACGCCATTGACGTTCTGCACAAAGCGCCGGGAGTGACGCTGGCGGCTATTTTCTCGCCTGAGCACGGATGGCGCGGCACCGAGGAAGGCGGGGTGCTTATAGCCAATTCCTCCGACCCGGTTACCGGCGTGCCGGTTTACAGTCTTTACGGCAAAAACAAGCAGCGCCCCTCCGCGGAAATGCTGAAGGGTCTGGATATACTGGTCTTTGACATACAGGATATAGGCGCGCGGTTTTACACCTACCTCACCACCATGGGCTACGCCATGGAGGAAGCTTCTAAAGCGGGACTGGAATTTATGGTGCTGGACCGCCCGAACCCCATAGGCGGCGCGGTGGAGGGACCGGTGCTTGAGCCCGGCATAAGCGCTTTTACAGCCTACTTCCCTGTGACGACGCGCCACGGATTCACCGCCGGGGAGATGGCCCTTTTTCATAAGGATAATAAGAAACTGGACCTGAAATTAAGCGTGATAAAAATGGAAAACTGGACACGGGATATGTTTTTTGATGCTACCGGCGTGATTTGGACAAATCCCTCCCCCAACATAAGAAGCGCGGACGCGGAGGTGCTTTATCCCGGGCTTGGCTGTTTTGAGGCCTCAAATATATCCGTCGGGCGCGGCACAAATACGCCCTTTTTGTGGTTCGGGGCTCCCTGGATGAAAGCTGAAAAGATAACCGAAAAACTTTCAAAAGCGGGACTTAAGGGAATAAAGTTCAGCTATAAGGCGCTTACGCCGGAAAAAGATATTTACGAAGGAAAGCTCTGCCCGGGCACGGCCGTTGAAGTGACCGACAAGGCCGTGGTAAAAGCGCTGGATGTTTTTGTCTGGGCCGCCTATTACCTGCGCAAATACAACGGCCCGGATTTCAGGCTTGAACGGGAAGAAATAAGGAAAATGACCGGCACGGACGACTTTTACCGCCTGCTTAAAGCCGGTGAAAAACCGAAAAAAATAATAGCCGCATTTAAAAACACCAGGGCCTCCTTCCTGACACAGCGGACAAAATATCTGCTGTATCAGTGA
- a CDS encoding DUF1730 domain-containing protein, with product MLPEELIKKLALENGVSAWGLAPAGPLAEYDRFLSALKDLPPSLGYLARNPKKRSDIGNWFAGARSALICAFSYWDAGRDYEKTLAGAGAPTAFFKRSGRQIKQPVFFEAGNKKIARYALSPDYHARIKEKLLKILEGLKPAFPHAEGRAFVDTSPVLEKELGRLAGLGFRGKNTLLINPEIGSYFVVGGLALNLELKPGAPLLTGCGDCDLCVKACPRGALKDGRLSASKCVSYLTTQAKEKISSEAALNSGGFAYGCDICQEVCPFNLSLPGRSLPLPSGRRC from the coding sequence ATGCTACCGGAAGAACTCATTAAAAAACTTGCGCTTGAAAACGGCGTTTCGGCCTGGGGACTGGCGCCTGCGGGGCCGCTGGCCGAGTATGACCGGTTTTTGAGCGCCTTGAAAGATTTGCCTCCCTCACTCGGTTACCTTGCGCGAAATCCCAAAAAAAGGTCCGATATCGGAAACTGGTTTGCCGGAGCGCGTTCAGCGCTCATATGCGCTTTCAGTTATTGGGATGCCGGCCGGGATTATGAAAAAACTCTTGCCGGCGCGGGCGCACCGACTGCTTTTTTTAAACGCTCTGGCAGGCAAATTAAGCAGCCGGTTTTTTTTGAAGCCGGAAATAAAAAAATAGCCCGCTACGCGCTGAGTCCGGATTATCATGCGCGGATAAAAGAAAAACTTTTAAAAATTTTAGAAGGCCTAAAGCCGGCCTTCCCTCACGCCGAGGGACGGGCCTTTGTGGATACTTCCCCCGTGCTTGAAAAGGAACTGGGGCGGCTGGCCGGACTTGGTTTCAGGGGAAAAAACACGCTTTTGATAAACCCGGAAATCGGTAGTTACTTTGTGGTGGGCGGTTTGGCGCTTAACCTTGAATTAAAACCCGGCGCCCCGCTGCTTACCGGCTGCGGAGATTGTGATCTATGCGTTAAAGCTTGCCCGCGGGGGGCTTTAAAAGACGGACGGCTTTCGGCTTCAAAATGTGTTTCCTACCTCACAACGCAGGCGAAAGAGAAAATATCTTCCGAGGCCGCGTTAAACAGCGGCGGTTTTGCTTACGGCTGCGATATATGTCAGGAAGTGTGCCCGTTCAATCTTTCTTTGCCAGGCCGTTCTTTACCGCTTCCATCAGGTCGTCGGTGTTGA
- a CDS encoding biotin--[acetyl-CoA-carboxylase] ligase — translation MPHTVFDEDIKLEDLSGVRQLVRLEETGSTQSMARELAHEGNGEHTVVLAGSQTLGKGRMGRVWESGPGGIYMTLILKPAIGLKYLPDLSILGGEVVSSTLRDLYSFKTRIKPPNDVYAFHPRKKKWLKIAGILTESASVAKTPNWILLGIGVNLNNKVPLDSAVSARELLGRETALADFLKVFFVNFWARYSSWEYSSRAKTSRE, via the coding sequence ATGCCTCATACTGTTTTCGACGAAGATATAAAGCTGGAGGACCTGAGCGGAGTGCGCCAGTTGGTGAGACTGGAGGAAACCGGCTCAACGCAAAGCATGGCCCGGGAACTGGCGCATGAGGGGAACGGCGAGCACACTGTGGTGCTGGCCGGGAGCCAGACACTCGGTAAGGGCCGCATGGGCAGGGTTTGGGAATCGGGGCCGGGCGGGATTTACATGACACTGATACTCAAGCCCGCCATCGGGCTGAAGTATCTGCCGGACCTCAGCATTTTAGGAGGAGAGGTGGTAAGCTCGACTTTGAGGGATCTTTACAGCTTTAAAACCCGCATAAAGCCGCCTAACGATGTGTACGCTTTCCATCCGCGTAAAAAAAAGTGGCTTAAAATAGCGGGCATACTTACCGAATCGGCTTCAGTGGCAAAAACTCCGAACTGGATACTGCTTGGCATAGGCGTGAACCTGAATAACAAGGTGCCTTTGGATTCCGCCGTAAGCGCCCGCGAACTGCTTGGCAGGGAAACCGCCCTTGCCGATTTTCTTAAGGTGTTCTTTGTCAATTTCTGGGCGCGGTATTCCTCGTGGGAATATTCAAGCAGAGCCAAAACCTCAAGAGAGTAA
- the nadC gene encoding carboxylating nicotinate-nucleotide diphosphorylase — MKLFDPIIKAALQEDIGPCDITTEAFIPKGVRFYGEMRVKSSGIICGAAVAKRVFELAAPGSKVKIFIKDGARVKKGDALLAVEGSRAILTAERTALNFLQHLSGVATKTGLFVKALKGGKTKIYDTRKTLPGLRALEKYAVKCGGGANHRMGLYDAFLIKDNHIAMLGGDAGLIGRKISVLRKTYSGVKIEIEAQGLAQFKAFLPLGADIIMLDNMSYPDMKKAIALARSFKGTKPEIEISGGVDLKTAGRLSALGADRISAGCITNSAGTLDISFEVKRL; from the coding sequence ATGAAGCTATTTGACCCTATAATTAAAGCAGCTTTGCAAGAAGATATCGGCCCCTGCGATATTACTACTGAGGCTTTTATTCCGAAAGGCGTCCGTTTTTACGGGGAAATGCGGGTCAAGTCCTCAGGCATCATCTGCGGCGCTGCTGTGGCAAAAAGGGTTTTTGAACTGGCCGCGCCCGGCTCAAAAGTAAAAATTTTTATTAAAGACGGAGCGCGCGTCAAAAAGGGCGATGCGCTTCTGGCCGTTGAGGGCTCCCGCGCTATTTTAACCGCCGAGCGCACGGCGCTTAATTTCCTGCAGCATCTTTCAGGGGTGGCCACAAAAACCGGCCTGTTCGTTAAAGCCCTGAAAGGCGGAAAAACAAAAATTTATGATACCCGCAAAACTCTGCCGGGGCTGCGCGCGCTTGAAAAATACGCCGTAAAATGCGGCGGCGGCGCCAACCACCGCATGGGACTTTATGACGCTTTCCTTATAAAAGACAACCACATAGCCATGCTTGGGGGGGATGCGGGGCTTATAGGGCGGAAAATTTCGGTTCTGCGGAAAACATACAGTGGAGTTAAAATTGAAATAGAGGCCCAGGGGCTCGCGCAATTTAAGGCTTTTTTGCCTCTGGGCGCCGACATTATAATGCTGGATAATATGAGCTATCCGGATATGAAAAAGGCCATAGCTCTTGCGCGATCTTTTAAGGGAACTAAGCCGGAAATAGAAATATCCGGCGGCGTTGACCTGAAAACTGCAGGCCGCCTGTCCGCGCTTGGGGCGGACAGGATTTCCGCCGGCTGTATTACGAACTCAGCCGGAACGCTGGATATCTCTTTTGAAGTAAAAAGGTTGTAA
- a CDS encoding response regulator, with amino-acid sequence MGNRILVVDDDPEISSLVQYTLETLGHQVKLCDNGREVMDTLRSYKPELLVLDVMLPGVDGYSLATQISEDAELSKLPIVVLSALEPSRTMFQRFSQVAAFLTKPFNTDDLMEAVKNGLAKKD; translated from the coding sequence ATGGGCAATAGGATACTTGTTGTAGATGACGACCCGGAAATTTCAAGCCTGGTGCAATACACGCTTGAAACGCTTGGCCATCAGGTAAAGTTGTGCGATAATGGCCGCGAGGTGATGGATACTTTGCGTTCTTATAAACCGGAACTTTTAGTACTGGATGTTATGCTGCCTGGCGTAGACGGTTATTCGCTGGCCACACAAATTTCGGAAGACGCCGAACTGAGCAAACTGCCCATTGTAGTACTTTCCGCCCTTGAACCCTCAAGAACCATGTTCCAGCGCTTCTCGCAGGTTGCGGCCTTTCTTACAAAGCCTTTCAACACCGACGACCTGATGGAAGCGGTAAAGAACGGCCTGGCAAAGAAAGATTGA